The following proteins are encoded in a genomic region of Sorangiineae bacterium MSr12523:
- a CDS encoding NAD(P)H-binding protein gives MNVFLTGATGYVGAAVAKELLAARVEVMALVRTEDKARAVRERGMVPIVGTLEELHRHGETVRRADAVVHTAFDDARGEDTDVRATRALLAAAPRAFVYASSAYNRSPWRFALEGEVVAAGHERLATSVVRLGMVYGGLGGTMPDLFAAAEAHGTSFYMGEGRARVSAIHRDDAASLFHAIVRHQGRGIFEGVDGQPLTARALAEAIAGAVGCRGIASGAPAEFREHTCDVLERDVAVLQTRGASVGWHPRFPNVPAGIRHAYEEWKREVIGVG, from the coding sequence ATGAACGTATTTCTCACGGGGGCCACGGGTTACGTGGGCGCGGCCGTCGCAAAAGAGCTTTTGGCGGCTCGGGTCGAGGTGATGGCATTGGTGCGCACGGAAGACAAAGCGCGCGCGGTGCGCGAACGCGGCATGGTGCCCATCGTCGGAACGTTGGAAGAACTGCATCGCCACGGCGAAACCGTGCGGCGTGCGGACGCCGTCGTGCACACCGCCTTCGACGACGCACGCGGCGAAGACACCGACGTGCGTGCAACCCGCGCCCTTCTCGCGGCCGCTCCGCGCGCGTTCGTCTATGCCTCGAGCGCCTACAACCGCTCGCCATGGCGTTTTGCCCTCGAGGGCGAGGTGGTGGCGGCGGGGCACGAGCGCCTGGCCACCTCCGTGGTGCGCCTGGGGATGGTCTACGGCGGGCTCGGAGGAACGATGCCCGACCTCTTCGCCGCCGCCGAAGCCCATGGCACCTCGTTTTACATGGGCGAAGGACGTGCCCGCGTGTCGGCGATCCATCGCGATGACGCCGCGAGCCTTTTCCACGCCATCGTGCGGCACCAAGGTCGCGGCATCTTCGAAGGCGTCGACGGCCAGCCCCTCACGGCACGTGCCCTGGCCGAAGCCATCGCCGGCGCCGTCGGTTGCCGCGGCATCGCGAGCGGGGCCCCCGCCGAATTTCGCGAGCACACGTGCGATGTTCTCGAGCGCGATGTCGCCGTCCTGCAAACGCGCGGCGCCTCCGTCGGATGGCATCCGCGGTTTCCCAACGTCCCCGCGGGCATCCGCCACGCGTATGAAGAGTGGAAGCGGGAGGTCATTGGCGTAGGATGA
- a CDS encoding DoxX family protein, giving the protein MNTTQSVTNTLDVIDSTNVTATNVKRDRVRRYLVAAGRVSLGLVFFVCGLDFFFHFFPQPTEPMSEGAAAFAGGLVGSGYMFQLIKGTEVLVGALLLANRFVPLALTLLAPIVVNIFAFHAFLAPSGVAFAAVLVALEIALAWAYRDAYKPMLSARAR; this is encoded by the coding sequence ATGAACACCACGCAATCGGTTACGAACACCCTCGATGTCATCGACAGCACCAACGTGACGGCCACCAACGTCAAACGCGATCGCGTTCGCCGCTACCTCGTGGCAGCAGGGCGCGTGTCCCTCGGCCTCGTGTTCTTCGTCTGCGGGCTCGACTTCTTCTTCCACTTCTTCCCGCAGCCCACCGAGCCCATGTCGGAAGGAGCGGCCGCTTTCGCGGGTGGTCTCGTCGGCTCGGGCTACATGTTTCAGCTCATCAAAGGAACGGAAGTGCTGGTGGGCGCGCTGCTACTGGCCAATCGTTTCGTCCCGCTCGCGCTGACACTGCTCGCGCCAATCGTCGTGAACATCTTCGCCTTCCACGCCTTTCTCGCACCCTCGGGTGTGGCGTTCGCAGCGGTCCTGGTGGCCTTGGAGATCGCTTTGGCTTGGGCTTACCGCGATGCTTACAAGCCGATGCTCTCCGCCCGCGCGCGTTGA
- a CDS encoding transposase: protein MTRTLIAPLVATLRIAETQLALVDAELARVAEKDPVIRQCATAPGVGVIVAATFVSVIDEAKRFPNASAVGAYLGLTPSKHTTGGPDNRRLGSITKRGNRHARKMLVQSAWQIL, encoded by the coding sequence ATGACGCGCACTCTCATCGCGCCCTTGGTCGCAACGCTTCGAATCGCCGAAACTCAGCTCGCGTTGGTGGACGCCGAACTCGCGCGCGTCGCTGAGAAGGATCCCGTCATCCGCCAGTGCGCAACGGCGCCCGGAGTTGGAGTGATCGTCGCCGCCACGTTCGTGTCGGTCATCGACGAAGCCAAGCGTTTTCCAAATGCAAGCGCGGTAGGCGCGTATTTGGGGCTGACTCCGAGCAAACACACGACCGGAGGCCCCGACAATCGACGACTTGGCAGCATCACCAAACGCGGCAACAGGCATGCGCGCAAGATGCTCGTGCAGTCCGCGTGGCAGATCCTATGA
- a CDS encoding YciI family protein, producing MKFLVMIYNDDSLLQELPAGEADTLMRGCFKHADELRSNGKLLDSQQLEAPSISKSLRVRNNKMTIVDGPFSEAKEYLGGFNLIEAENMDEAVEIAKQFPWSRTGRIEVRPLKDLNEVRRALGV from the coding sequence ATGAAATTCCTGGTGATGATCTACAACGACGACTCTCTGCTCCAGGAGCTGCCCGCCGGGGAGGCCGACACGCTGATGCGCGGCTGTTTCAAGCACGCCGACGAACTGCGCTCGAACGGCAAGTTGCTCGACTCGCAGCAACTCGAGGCGCCGTCCATCAGCAAGTCGCTGCGCGTCCGCAACAACAAGATGACCATCGTCGACGGCCCCTTCAGCGAAGCCAAAGAGTACTTGGGCGGCTTCAACCTCATCGAGGCCGAAAACATGGACGAAGCCGTCGAGATCGCCAAACAGTTCCCCTGGTCACGCACCGGCCGAATCGAAGTGCGCCCCCTCAAGGATCTCAACGAAGTCCGCCGCGCCCTCGGTGTTTAG
- a CDS encoding TetR/AcrR family transcriptional regulator — translation MSSERRAALIETAIRLFLRDGFHATGIDKILAESGVAKMTLYKHFGSKDDLIAAVIEHCDQQHRPWIISETEKRAKSPRRRLLALFDVYTEWLSKDFAGCIFVKAASEYGALDSPLHRAARRHKDAVRDYAQRLAEEAGAKHPPELARQIMMLLEGSLVTAMMNGELDAAKVAKKVAETLLASEL, via the coding sequence ATGTCGTCCGAACGAAGAGCGGCACTCATCGAAACAGCCATACGCCTGTTCCTACGGGATGGTTTCCACGCGACCGGCATCGACAAAATCCTGGCGGAGTCGGGCGTGGCGAAGATGACGCTTTACAAGCATTTCGGCTCGAAAGACGACCTCATTGCCGCGGTCATCGAGCATTGCGACCAGCAGCACCGGCCATGGATCATCAGTGAAACCGAAAAGCGCGCGAAGTCGCCGCGCCGCCGACTCCTCGCGCTTTTCGACGTCTACACCGAGTGGCTCTCCAAAGACTTCGCGGGCTGCATCTTCGTCAAGGCGGCCTCCGAGTATGGTGCGCTCGACTCCCCGCTGCACCGCGCGGCGAGGCGACACAAAGATGCCGTGCGCGATTACGCACAACGCCTCGCCGAGGAGGCGGGGGCCAAGCACCCGCCGGAGCTCGCGCGTCAGATCATGATGCTGCTCGAGGGCTCACTCGTCACAGCCATGATGAACGGCGAGCTCGATGCGGCAAAAGTCGCCAAAAAAGTGGCGGAAACCCTCCTCGCATCCGAGCTATAG
- a CDS encoding alpha/beta hydrolase, translating into MSIKPVSAIATVLMLGAAAIGCATTPPPAAQAETTSQRTVDPSKPTVVLVHGAFADSSSWNGVVSRLQQRGYPVIAPANQLRGVETDAASVKSVLKSVTGPIVLVGHSYGGVVISQAAKDEPSVKALVYIAAFIPEAGESAVDLATKYPGAKFSPATLRSVKYTMADGKEGSDTYIRTEAFRDVFAADVPQDTVALMAATQRPVEIAALNTKFTGTPAWKSVPSWALVASGDNAIPAASERFMAERAKAHIVEINASHAVSVSQPEAVANIIDEAGRSVK; encoded by the coding sequence ATGAGCATCAAGCCCGTTTCTGCCATTGCTACCGTTCTCATGCTGGGCGCTGCCGCCATCGGGTGTGCGACGACCCCGCCTCCGGCCGCGCAGGCGGAGACCACCTCGCAGCGAACGGTCGATCCGTCGAAGCCCACCGTGGTCCTGGTGCACGGTGCGTTCGCGGATTCGTCGAGCTGGAATGGCGTGGTTTCGCGGCTGCAGCAGCGCGGCTATCCGGTCATTGCGCCGGCGAACCAGTTGCGCGGTGTGGAGACGGACGCGGCGTCGGTCAAGAGCGTACTCAAGAGCGTGACGGGCCCCATCGTGCTGGTCGGGCACTCCTACGGCGGCGTGGTCATCTCGCAGGCCGCGAAGGACGAGCCCTCGGTGAAGGCGCTGGTGTACATCGCGGCGTTCATTCCCGAGGCAGGCGAGAGCGCGGTCGACCTGGCGACGAAGTACCCCGGTGCGAAATTCAGCCCGGCGACGCTTCGCTCGGTGAAGTACACGATGGCGGACGGCAAAGAAGGAAGCGACACGTACATTCGGACCGAGGCCTTCCGCGACGTGTTTGCCGCGGACGTTCCCCAGGACACGGTGGCCTTGATGGCCGCAACGCAACGGCCGGTCGAGATCGCGGCGTTGAATACGAAGTTCACGGGCACCCCGGCGTGGAAGAGCGTTCCCTCGTGGGCGCTGGTGGCCAGCGGCGACAATGCCATTCCGGCCGCCTCCGAGCGATTCATGGCCGAACGGGCCAAGGCGCACATCGTCGAGATCAATGCGTCGCACGCAGTTTCGGTGTCGCAGCCCGAGGCGGTCGCGAACATCATCGACGAAGCTGGCCGCAGCGTGAAGTGA
- a CDS encoding serine/threonine protein kinase has protein sequence MLAVGDLFLGKYRIERMIGAGGMGAVYAAKDIDLARRVAIKVLLPEIANVPQAATRFVNEGRVAARVEGEHVARVYAAGHTPEGIPYMVLELLEGMDLAELLQRRGRLPVGEAVDILLQALQGVAEAHRHGIVHRDLKPANVFLHRRADGSEVVKVLDFGVSKVYGVEGLTTTETMIGSPEYMSPEQVVHAKSVDHRTDIWSIGVILYEMLTGVTPFIDNSLSGTIMAVMHRTPHPVRQLRPDVPAGLEAVLAHCLERDLSRRVADVTTLAHWLASFASAAMSAAPPTVREPEPAPYSAEMKTQIWIPPDPAPAPAPALEPAKPKPTFRAHLPFVVMIILSLAVLGLAGFRFLRHH, from the coding sequence ATGTTGGCCGTCGGCGATCTCTTTCTTGGGAAATACCGTATCGAAAGAATGATTGGCGCGGGCGGCATGGGGGCGGTGTACGCCGCAAAGGACATCGATCTCGCGCGAAGAGTGGCCATCAAGGTCCTTCTTCCGGAAATCGCCAATGTACCGCAGGCGGCGACGCGTTTCGTGAACGAAGGGCGCGTCGCCGCCCGTGTGGAAGGGGAGCACGTGGCGCGCGTCTATGCTGCCGGACACACCCCGGAAGGCATCCCCTATATGGTCCTCGAGCTGCTCGAGGGAATGGATCTCGCCGAACTGCTGCAACGTCGCGGGCGTCTTCCCGTGGGCGAGGCGGTCGACATTCTGCTGCAGGCACTCCAGGGCGTCGCCGAAGCGCACCGCCACGGAATCGTGCATCGCGATCTCAAGCCGGCGAACGTCTTTTTGCACCGCCGGGCCGATGGCTCGGAGGTGGTCAAAGTGCTCGATTTCGGCGTATCGAAGGTCTACGGCGTCGAGGGTCTCACGACCACGGAGACCATGATCGGTTCACCGGAGTACATGTCGCCGGAGCAAGTGGTTCATGCGAAGAGCGTCGACCATCGCACGGACATTTGGTCCATCGGCGTCATTCTCTACGAAATGCTCACCGGCGTTACGCCCTTCATCGACAACTCCCTGAGCGGCACGATCATGGCCGTGATGCACAGGACACCGCACCCCGTACGGCAATTGCGACCCGACGTTCCCGCGGGGTTGGAGGCGGTGCTCGCGCATTGCCTCGAGCGCGATCTCTCGCGTCGCGTCGCGGATGTGACCACGTTGGCGCATTGGCTTGCGTCCTTCGCGTCGGCTGCAATGAGCGCGGCGCCGCCCACGGTACGAGAGCCCGAGCCTGCGCCGTATTCCGCGGAGATGAAGACCCAAATATGGATCCCGCCGGATCCCGCGCCGGCGCCGGCACCTGCATTGGAACCGGCAAAGCCGAAGCCGACCTTTCGGGCTCACCTGCCGTTCGTAGTCATGATCATCCTCTCCCTCGCGGTGCTCGGCCTCGCCGGATTTCGCTTTCTCCGGCACCACTGA
- a CDS encoding amidase: MDSAITASELGRAFRAGTTNPVEALEHYLAKAETTEHVFIALTAERARAEAAASAERWRQGAPRSALDGVPVAWKDLFDVRGTVTTAGAAVFASHAPAERDAKLVDLASQAGLVCLGKTNLVEFAYSGIGLNPHFGTPRNPHDAKVARVPGGSSSGSAVAVAAGAAPVAIGTDTAGSIRVPAAFNGLVGFKSSSRRYAQDGVFPLSRTLDSLGPLARSVEDCIALDAIFSGRTAALAPVDLAQQRFVVDEGILHDARVEPGVRANLEAAVDELRRRGARIELRRVESLHEVLGLIEHLGWLAAPEALVVHEALMASPDVERLDPRVRKRLEVARNFTASDYVKLLWARERLIERVRQELDGAVVILPTVAHVAPELAPLERDMDLFFKANFATLRLTMVGSFLDMPGVALPTGLDAAGLPTSFLLSVPSGEDERILSVALAIEVLRKG; encoded by the coding sequence ATGGATTCCGCGATCACCGCATCCGAGTTGGGTCGTGCGTTCCGAGCGGGGACGACGAACCCGGTGGAGGCGCTCGAGCATTACCTGGCCAAGGCGGAGACGACCGAGCACGTTTTCATTGCTCTCACGGCGGAGCGGGCGCGGGCCGAGGCGGCGGCATCGGCCGAGCGCTGGCGGCAGGGAGCGCCGCGGAGCGCGCTCGATGGTGTGCCGGTGGCGTGGAAAGATCTCTTCGACGTTCGCGGTACGGTGACCACCGCGGGGGCAGCGGTGTTTGCATCGCATGCACCCGCGGAGCGTGATGCGAAGCTCGTCGACCTGGCAAGCCAAGCGGGGTTGGTCTGCCTCGGAAAAACGAACTTGGTCGAGTTTGCGTACTCGGGAATCGGGCTCAATCCGCATTTCGGCACCCCGCGCAATCCGCACGATGCGAAGGTGGCGCGCGTGCCGGGAGGCTCGTCGTCGGGTTCCGCGGTGGCCGTCGCCGCGGGCGCGGCGCCTGTGGCCATCGGCACCGACACGGCGGGATCGATCCGCGTGCCGGCGGCGTTCAACGGTCTCGTGGGGTTCAAGTCCTCGAGCCGCCGGTATGCGCAAGACGGCGTCTTTCCGCTTTCGCGCACGCTCGATTCGCTTGGGCCGCTGGCACGCAGCGTCGAGGACTGCATCGCGCTGGATGCGATCTTTTCGGGCCGCACCGCAGCCTTGGCTCCCGTGGATCTGGCCCAGCAGCGGTTCGTCGTGGACGAAGGCATTCTGCACGATGCGCGCGTCGAGCCCGGCGTGCGCGCGAACCTCGAGGCAGCGGTCGATGAACTGCGACGCCGCGGCGCACGGATCGAGCTCCGGCGCGTGGAGTCGCTGCACGAGGTGCTCGGCCTCATCGAGCATCTCGGTTGGCTGGCGGCGCCCGAGGCCCTGGTCGTCCACGAGGCATTGATGGCCTCGCCCGATGTCGAGCGCCTCGATCCACGGGTTCGCAAAAGGCTGGAAGTTGCACGCAATTTCACGGCGTCGGATTACGTGAAGCTCCTGTGGGCGCGCGAACGGCTCATCGAGCGGGTACGCCAGGAACTCGACGGCGCCGTCGTCATCCTTCCGACTGTGGCCCACGTGGCGCCGGAATTGGCTCCGTTGGAACGCGACATGGACCTCTTCTTCAAGGCGAATTTCGCCACGCTGCGACTCACCATGGTGGGAAGCTTTCTCGACATGCCGGGCGTGGCCCTTCCCACTGGACTCGATGCCGCGGGGCTGCCGACGAGCTTTCTCCTCTCGGTTCCGAGCGGTGAAGACGAGCGCATCCTCTCGGTCGCCCTCGCCATCGAGGTTTTGCGCAAGGGGTAG
- a CDS encoding cellulose binding domain-containing protein yields MTKIRLYFFALIVAVATLAVASPVPASAASTLVAGLTATFTKGQDWGTGYEGKYTINNNSSGAITAWTVEFDLPAGHRISSLWDGSYTASGQHITVKNTWNGSVGVGGSASFGFNVAYSGGYTAPANCRLNGDSCDGGPSQPGAPGTPGAPSVSSTTNSSISLSWGASSGTVTGYRVYEGTTVKATVTGTSATISGLGSCQTHSYTVAAYNSLGESNKSSTATGTTTGCTNPTGGRGAPYLYLGWGDPPSVSTVMNATGIKWFTMAFVLSSGGCNPAWDGSRPLTGGTDASVISQIKAAGGNVVPSFGGWSGNKLGPNCSTPQALAGAYQQVINAYGLTAIDIDIENTDEFENTTVQDRILDALKIVKQNNPGIQTIVTFGTSTTGPNYYGNRLIEQAAARGANIDIFTLMPFDFGSSNIYNDTVGASEGLKNKLKATFGWSDATAYAHMGISGMNGLSDQQELTTVQTWTQIRDWAKSHALGRLAFWSVNRDRGCAGGGVVSNCSGIAQADWDFTRITAGF; encoded by the coding sequence ATGACCAAGATCCGATTGTACTTTTTCGCGCTGATCGTGGCCGTTGCCACACTGGCCGTCGCGAGCCCGGTGCCCGCCAGCGCCGCCAGTACCTTGGTGGCCGGGCTCACCGCGACCTTCACCAAAGGTCAAGATTGGGGGACGGGCTACGAGGGCAAGTACACCATCAACAACAACAGCAGCGGCGCCATCACCGCGTGGACCGTGGAGTTCGACCTTCCGGCTGGACACCGAATCAGCTCCTTGTGGGATGGCTCGTACACCGCGAGTGGCCAGCACATTACGGTGAAGAACACCTGGAATGGCAGCGTCGGGGTGGGCGGAAGTGCCAGCTTCGGATTCAATGTTGCCTATTCGGGTGGGTACACCGCCCCGGCGAACTGCCGCCTCAATGGCGATTCGTGCGACGGCGGCCCCTCGCAACCGGGTGCCCCGGGCACGCCGGGCGCGCCCAGCGTGAGCAGCACGACCAACTCGTCGATCTCGCTTTCATGGGGCGCGTCGAGCGGCACCGTCACGGGTTACCGCGTCTACGAAGGCACCACGGTGAAGGCGACCGTCACGGGCACGTCGGCGACGATTTCCGGGCTCGGCTCGTGTCAAACGCACTCGTACACCGTGGCGGCGTACAACAGCTTGGGCGAGTCCAACAAGAGCAGCACGGCGACCGGCACCACCACCGGATGCACCAACCCCACCGGCGGCCGCGGCGCGCCGTACCTGTACCTCGGCTGGGGCGATCCGCCCTCCGTCAGCACGGTGATGAACGCGACCGGCATCAAGTGGTTCACCATGGCGTTCGTCCTCTCGTCGGGCGGTTGCAATCCGGCGTGGGATGGCTCGCGTCCCCTCACGGGCGGCACCGATGCCAGCGTCATCTCGCAGATCAAGGCCGCGGGCGGGAACGTCGTTCCGTCGTTCGGCGGGTGGAGCGGCAACAAGCTGGGTCCGAATTGCTCGACCCCGCAGGCGCTGGCTGGTGCGTACCAGCAAGTGATCAACGCTTACGGTCTCACGGCCATCGACATCGACATCGAGAACACCGACGAGTTCGAGAACACCACGGTGCAGGATCGCATTCTGGACGCGCTCAAGATCGTCAAGCAGAACAACCCAGGCATCCAGACCATCGTCACCTTCGGCACGAGCACCACGGGTCCGAACTACTACGGCAATCGCCTCATCGAGCAGGCCGCGGCACGTGGTGCGAACATCGACATCTTCACGCTCATGCCGTTCGACTTCGGTAGCTCGAACATCTACAACGACACGGTGGGCGCGTCGGAAGGCCTCAAGAACAAGCTGAAGGCCACCTTCGGTTGGTCCGATGCCACGGCCTACGCGCACATGGGCATCTCCGGCATGAACGGTCTGTCCGATCAGCAGGAGCTCACCACCGTCCAGACGTGGACCCAAATCCGCGACTGGGCCAAGAGCCACGCTCTGGGTCGCCTCGCCTTCTGGTCCGTCAACCGCGATCGCGGCTGCGCAGGCGGCGGCGTCGTCTCCAACTGCAGCGGCATCGCCCAAGCCGACTGGGACTTCACGCGCATCACCGCAGGGTTCTAA
- a CDS encoding TerB family tellurite resistance protein, which translates to MDSLDSLLIVRVWAAAAWADGRLDPAEAAALRRLIEASTELDAARRREAMALLRTAPSLDLAEVKRLRSDWREGIYRAARTISRLDGKVTGDEVSFLTRLRAVLDLDEAILKRIESESA; encoded by the coding sequence ATGGATAGCCTCGATAGTCTCCTCATCGTACGCGTTTGGGCCGCCGCGGCATGGGCCGACGGTCGCTTGGATCCTGCCGAAGCCGCAGCGCTTCGCCGTCTGATCGAGGCAAGCACCGAGTTGGATGCCGCACGGCGACGCGAGGCCATGGCACTGCTTCGCACGGCGCCGTCGCTCGATCTCGCGGAGGTGAAACGTCTTCGCAGCGACTGGCGCGAGGGCATCTACCGCGCTGCCCGCACTATTTCGCGTCTCGACGGGAAGGTCACCGGCGACGAAGTGTCCTTCCTCACGCGTCTCCGCGCCGTGCTCGATCTCGACGAGGCGATTCTGAAGCGCATCGAGTCGGAGTCGGCCTAG
- a CDS encoding DUF2339 domain-containing protein translates to MEVFVGLLGFGLLVVGAVAIVAFSMASRAQAQVRQLEALVQRLTASELPPTEPANTESVEPARDDLVPEKKKKVVDWEGLIGVRLFAWLGGIALFVGLAFFLRYSIQENLIAPPLRVGLGGIVGAVALFGGAYLRSKADRAGQAISGSGVAILYASLYAARTLYDLLPVSVTFAGMALVTVAAGLLAVRKDAPMLAILGLLGGFMTPFLLSAGDDRPVALFVYVALLDAGILAVAIRRQWPGLALLGLGSTTAVYSAWAYQFLDAARVPYALMAAAILASVFAIPRWRETEKGTQRDLVRATAVLASAIPFVLVLILSGTNVLRASPFLLVGYLAVLEAGAWFTTTRAAFTPMLPIASGLTAVILAVRASEDLFPSQRGLVLAAFALLPLLETGAWYLRRDKADGPALRLSAAIALAGSILIVGRVLSVEVHAGGPAPILELALYAFAHAAGLATIGVVLGSGAGLLGAQALAVATLLLLFGVESREVARGHWPLIVASMLAFWAIPFTIRPAQRDRLARLSGGVALVLHFPIFYGLLHGAWGDGPLGAAALVCAGLALASGMHGFALLFVTAAIPIWFDNEWLTAVWAFEALALAGWHARKSHAGLLAGSVLLAATVMVRLLANPAVWEYHARNGTPIFNWELYTFGLPALALLLAPRWLRTSDVARSLKLPAVYAGAGIALLFVLLNVEIADFHSTGTTVSFHLSQGGFRQDMTYSLGWGLFALGLLAVGIARDSRALRIGSLIVSSLTAAKVTLHDLWALGSLYRVASFVGLAFALLAVSFFMQRYVLRSAK, encoded by the coding sequence ATGGAAGTCTTCGTCGGACTCTTGGGCTTCGGGCTTCTCGTCGTGGGTGCGGTGGCCATTGTCGCGTTCTCCATGGCGTCCCGCGCGCAGGCGCAGGTGCGGCAGTTGGAGGCCCTCGTTCAACGGCTCACGGCCTCGGAGCTTCCGCCCACGGAGCCCGCCAACACGGAGAGCGTCGAGCCCGCACGCGATGACCTCGTGCCGGAGAAAAAGAAGAAGGTCGTCGATTGGGAAGGCCTCATCGGCGTGCGTCTCTTTGCGTGGCTCGGCGGGATTGCGCTCTTCGTGGGGCTCGCGTTCTTTCTTCGGTATTCCATTCAGGAGAACCTGATCGCGCCACCGCTTCGCGTGGGCCTCGGCGGGATCGTCGGCGCGGTCGCGCTTTTCGGCGGTGCATACCTGCGCTCCAAGGCCGATCGCGCAGGGCAGGCCATTTCGGGCTCCGGCGTCGCAATTTTGTATGCCTCGCTCTACGCGGCGCGCACCCTTTATGACTTGCTCCCGGTGAGCGTCACCTTCGCCGGTATGGCCTTGGTCACCGTGGCTGCGGGGCTCCTCGCCGTCCGAAAAGATGCACCCATGCTGGCCATTTTGGGCCTGCTGGGCGGCTTCATGACGCCGTTTCTCCTCTCCGCGGGCGACGATCGCCCCGTCGCGTTGTTCGTGTACGTGGCGTTGCTCGATGCCGGCATTCTGGCCGTGGCCATCCGGCGCCAGTGGCCCGGCCTGGCCTTGCTTGGATTGGGCTCGACGACGGCCGTTTACAGCGCATGGGCGTACCAGTTTCTCGACGCCGCACGCGTCCCATATGCCTTGATGGCAGCAGCGATCCTGGCCTCGGTCTTTGCCATTCCTCGATGGCGGGAAACCGAAAAGGGCACGCAGCGCGACCTCGTGCGGGCCACCGCGGTTCTTGCTTCGGCCATTCCGTTCGTCCTCGTCTTGATCCTCAGCGGCACGAACGTCTTGCGCGCCTCGCCGTTTCTGCTCGTGGGCTACCTCGCGGTGCTCGAGGCGGGCGCGTGGTTCACCACGACACGCGCGGCCTTCACGCCGATGCTTCCCATCGCCTCGGGCCTGACCGCCGTCATCCTCGCCGTGCGCGCCTCCGAGGATCTTTTCCCCTCGCAGCGCGGGCTCGTGCTCGCGGCTTTTGCGCTTCTTCCGCTGCTCGAGACCGGTGCGTGGTACCTCCGGCGCGACAAGGCGGATGGTCCGGCCCTCCGGCTTTCGGCGGCCATCGCACTCGCGGGCTCCATCCTCATCGTCGGCCGTGTGCTCTCCGTGGAGGTGCACGCCGGAGGCCCCGCGCCCATCCTCGAGCTGGCGCTCTACGCCTTTGCCCATGCCGCCGGGCTCGCGACCATCGGCGTCGTCCTCGGTTCCGGCGCGGGCTTGCTCGGCGCGCAGGCACTCGCCGTCGCCACGTTGCTCTTGCTCTTTGGCGTCGAATCACGCGAGGTCGCCCGCGGCCACTGGCCGCTCATCGTCGCATCCATGCTCGCGTTCTGGGCGATTCCCTTCACAATCCGCCCCGCCCAACGCGATCGGCTCGCGCGGCTTTCCGGCGGCGTGGCCCTGGTCCTTCACTTCCCCATTTTCTATGGCCTCCTCCACGGCGCATGGGGCGATGGCCCGCTCGGTGCCGCGGCGCTCGTTTGCGCGGGCCTTGCGCTCGCATCGGGAATGCACGGTTTCGCCTTGCTCTTCGTGACCGCCGCCATCCCCATTTGGTTCGACAACGAGTGGCTCACCGCGGTGTGGGCCTTCGAGGCGCTCGCTCTGGCAGGTTGGCATGCGCGGAAGAGTCACGCGGGCCTCCTCGCAGGGTCGGTGCTTTTGGCCGCCACCGTGATGGTTCGGCTTCTCGCCAATCCGGCGGTATGGGAATACCACGCGCGCAACGGCACCCCGATTTTCAATTGGGAGCTCTACACCTTCGGCCTACCGGCATTGGCGCTTCTGCTCGCGCCGCGATGGCTTCGCACGTCCGACGTGGCGCGTTCCCTGAAGCTCCCCGCGGTGTACGCCGGCGCCGGCATCGCGCTTCTCTTCGTCCTACTCAATGTGGAGATTGCCGATTTCCATTCCACTGGCACAACGGTGTCTTTTCACCTTTCTCAAGGCGGCTTTCGCCAGGACATGACCTATTCGCTCGGTTGGGGACTCTTTGCGCTCGGCCTTTTGGCCGTGGGCATCGCGCGCGATTCGCGTGCGTTGCGCATTGGCTCGTTGATTGTCTCGAGCCTCACGGCGGCGAAGGTCACCTTGCACGATCTCTGGGCGCTTGGATCGCTTTACCGCGTGGCCTCCTTCGTGGGCCTGGCGTTTGCCCTCCTCGCGGTGTCGTTCTTCATGCAGCGCTATGTGTTGCGCAGCGCAAAGTAG